Within Pirellulales bacterium, the genomic segment TCTGCACGTCGCTCGGAAGCGGCTGGCGCAGGAGCTGGCGGAGTTAGCGCCGGTGTGACCAACAATCGTGAAATCCACTGCTACGACCGAGCCGGTCGGCGTACGCCGCCGGATTTCCGGCCTCAAATGAAGGCTCCCCTGTTCGTTGCCCGGCGTGGGTCGAAAACGACCGGCGCCGGGCATTTTTGCCGTCCGACAGCGTGCGGTGTGATAGAGAATCAGGAATGGGCCGCTTGCGTTGGCGTCGACATTGGCGCGGGTGTGATCGCGGGGCCCGCCGGGAGCGGCTCGCCTGCGGCTAATCCCATCATCAAATGGCGACCGACGGCCGCGGCATAACGCGTCAGCGTTGAAAGCGGCGGATTAAGATCGCGATGCTCCTCTAAATGCTCGATCTGCTGAGACTTGATCCCCGCCCGCTGTGCAACCGTTTCCCGCGATAGTCCGCGACGTTCCCGCTCCGCGCGCAGAGAGTCGACCATCGACCGCAATTCGTGGAGATCAGCCCACGATCCGGGTCCAGGAGCCTCACTTTGCAGTCGCCGTGCGATTTCCACCTTCTCATGCTCGATCTGCTGGCGAATCGTCCGATACTTGGCGGCCTCGTCCGACGTCAATCGGCGGCCGCGCGTGATGCGCTCCTTCACGGTTCACCTTCGACTTCATACGCGGTGATAGGATAAATCATGTCCGCATCTATCTCGACGAAGACGACCGCCACGCACGGCCATCGTCAGTG encodes:
- a CDS encoding helix-turn-helix transcriptional regulator, yielding MKERITRGRRLTSDEAAKYRTIRQQIEHEKVEIARRLQSEAPGPGSWADLHELRSMVDSLRAERERRGLSRETVAQRAGIKSQQIEHLEEHRDLNPPLSTLTRYAAAVGRHLMMGLAAGEPLPAGPAITPAPMSTPTQAAHS